The proteins below are encoded in one region of Levilactobacillus namurensis:
- a CDS encoding MFS transporter has protein sequence MTEEPQRVAGKRLVAIVAVALMAFFGILVETSMNVTFPTLMRTMHVSLSTVQWITTGYLLTVALLMITSAFLKQRFTNRQLFVTAALLFILGDLICALAPNFAILLLGRLVQSGCAGIAIPLMINVIVESVPRARLGFYMGMSSLILMIAPASGPTFGGLMVSLANWRLIFWATLPIELLILAFGVGAIQQYSPTKDVKFNWHQFALLAVAFVAIMLGVNSLSTAGWLSWQFLGGLVLGIAALLRYVQVAKHSDKQLLKLEIFRNPIFTYSFFAYVILQFCNIGINFELPNYAQIVVGATSLAGGLMLLPGSLITALGFTLMGQRLTVVTIAGLYIVFSIGRSMAFSNTMTNGLKEVDITQRADANAIYNTGQQFAGSLGTTILAALMSSVKGGNLSYAHSTALGSQLAFGLIAILGILNFGFYFVVFKHQKQD, from the coding sequence ATGACAGAAGAACCGCAAAGAGTGGCTGGTAAGCGGCTGGTGGCCATCGTGGCCGTGGCGCTAATGGCCTTTTTTGGAATTTTGGTGGAAACTTCGATGAACGTGACGTTCCCGACGTTGATGCGGACCATGCACGTTTCGTTGAGTACCGTGCAGTGGATCACCACCGGGTACTTATTGACGGTGGCGTTACTGATGATTACTTCGGCGTTTCTGAAACAACGCTTTACCAACCGGCAGTTATTCGTGACCGCCGCGTTGTTGTTCATTTTAGGTGATCTGATTTGTGCGCTCGCCCCTAATTTCGCCATCCTTCTATTGGGACGGTTGGTCCAATCCGGCTGTGCCGGAATCGCGATTCCGTTGATGATCAACGTGATCGTAGAAAGCGTCCCCCGGGCGCGGTTGGGCTTTTACATGGGGATGTCCAGTCTGATTCTGATGATTGCGCCCGCCAGTGGGCCCACGTTCGGGGGCTTGATGGTGTCCTTGGCTAATTGGCGGCTGATCTTCTGGGCGACGTTACCGATTGAACTCTTGATCCTGGCCTTTGGGGTCGGCGCCATTCAACAGTATTCGCCAACTAAGGACGTCAAGTTCAACTGGCACCAGTTCGCACTCCTAGCCGTGGCGTTCGTCGCGATTATGTTGGGGGTCAACAGTTTGAGCACGGCCGGCTGGTTAAGCTGGCAGTTCTTGGGCGGCTTGGTCCTGGGAATCGCGGCGTTATTGCGTTACGTCCAGGTGGCCAAGCATAGTGATAAGCAATTATTGAAGCTTGAGATTTTCCGGAATCCAATCTTTACGTACAGTTTCTTCGCCTACGTGATCCTGCAGTTCTGTAACATCGGGATCAACTTTGAGTTGCCGAACTACGCCCAAATCGTAGTGGGGGCGACCTCGTTAGCCGGTGGGCTGATGCTGTTGCCGGGAAGCCTGATTACGGCGTTAGGGTTCACCCTGATGGGGCAACGGCTGACGGTCGTGACGATTGCCGGCCTGTACATTGTCTTCAGTATTGGGCGGTCAATGGCTTTCAGTAACACCATGACTAACGGGTTAAAGGAAGTGGACATCACCCAACGGGCCGATGCCAACGCCATCTACAATACCGGTCAACAGTTCGCGGGCTCCTTAGGGACCACGATTCTGGCGGCGTTGATGTCGTCAGTCAAGGGGGGCAACCTCTCGTACGCTCATTCGACGGCGTTAGGGAGTCAGTTGGCCTTTGGGTTGATTGCGATTTTGGGAATTCTCAACTTCGGCTTTTACTTTGTCGTTTTCAAACATCAAAAGCAGGACTAG